DNA from Chloroherpetonaceae bacterium:
GAGATACTGATAATTTGTTTCAAATGTATTCCCCAATTGCAATGGATGCGCAAAAACATTCATACCAACAATATGGTGATTACTACAAGAAACTCATGAAAACTGAATATGAATCTGCACTTAAGCATTATAAAGAGGTTCATTCTCAACCAGTAGATAAAGATTCACGCGGCGAATTACTTAGTGCTTACAAAAAAAATATTGCTTCAGTGGTATTAGATAGAAGCATCGTACTAAATTCGATTTTATTTGAAAGGGAATTCTTTGGTACACAAACTTCTGAACTAGCAGGTACAACTGCTATTTATGCCCTTAGTAGTGTGACTTATAGCGAAATTAAACGCCAACAAGAGCAAATGAAGAACTATACTTCAGTTCTTTCAACATTTCGTTCAGCAATCAAAAGAAAACTTAATCAAATGGAAGATTTTGGTGAGCAGAAACAAATAGAGGAATTACCTGATTTCATTCAAGCAGAATCTCTTTACGAACCCAAGCAAAAAGTATTCGAAGAGATTATTGGGGATTTCAGAAAAGCATTTTTTATTGGAACCGAGGATCTAAAGTTATCTAAAAAAACAACATCAAAAAAAGTTGAGGTTCCATAAAGATAAGTTAATTTTTTATTAGTTTCATTTCTATATCTTTTCAACGACTAACAGTCTATCAATCAATTGGAGGAAAAATGGCAAAGAAGAATAAACTCTTTCTCTGGGCTTCAATCTTTGTATCATCATTAATCGCACTTATCTTGTTTTACGGAGTATTTCCGTCTATGCCAAAAGGCAGCCCGATGGAATTACTTACGCACGGCGGTCCGCTTGTTGCCGTTCTTCTCGCTAACTTGTTCGTATTGTTTACCGTGTTGGTCGAAAGAATCATTGCTTACAATAAGTCTAAAGGAAAAGGTAAGTTAGATGAGCTCTTAAAAGAGTTGAAGAAAGACCTTGAAAGAGGTGCAATCAACGAAGCAATTCAAAAGTGTGAAGTACATAACAGTTCAATCTCTTCATCACTTCAAAGTGGTTTAGAGCGCTACCGATCATTAGATGAAGTAGAACCTCGATTCAATGCAAAAATTCAAGAAGTTCAAAAGGCAATTGACGAAGCAGCTAACTTTGAGTCGGCTCAATTCGAGACAAATCTTACACCGATTAAAACAATTGCCACAATTACAACACTAATCGGATTGCTTGGAACGACGGTAGGAATGATTAAGGCATTTGCTTCTCTTGCAGAAAGCGGTGGAACGCCCGATCCTTCGAAACTTTCTGGTTCAATCTCTGAAGCACTTTATAACACAGCCTTCGGTCTCGTTGGTGCTATTTTCGGTACAGTTGCATACAACTATTTCAAAGCGGAAATTGACAGCTTTACCTATTTTATTGATGAGGCTGCGTTTGAAGTTATACAAACGTTGACTATTTCTCGTAGAAACCTTATCTCAGAAAGAGATAGAAGCTAATTGTGAAAATAAGGGCTTGTAATATATAAAAATGTTACAAGCCTACTTCCAAAATAGAAACTATAGGAATCAATGAACTTCTTCGGCTTTTTTATGCACGGGGGAGATGATGCAATCGACTTAGCACCGCTTGTTGACATCGCATTTCTTCTCTTGACCTTTTTTATGATGACCACGGTTTTTAATGCTAATGAAGAGCTAAAACCTGAACTTCCGGAATCTTCTGGTAAAGAAAAAGAACCGGGTTCAAATTACATCAGCGTTGTACTTGTCGATAGTACTAAAGGAGACCGTATCATTGTTAATATGGATGATTCTCAAGTACGTGTTGATGCTATGCAAGGGCGGCTTTCAAGAAATGAAGCACTAAAAACGACTGGGTTTGAAATCAAAAATCTTAAACAAGACCCTGAACTTAAAGATTTATATGAAGTTCTACTTAGAGCTAGACAGGCAAAATCAACTCAAGTTGTAGTCTTAAAAGCAGATAAGAACTGTAAATATGAATCAATAAATAAGGTTCTTTTAACTATGAAAAAAGTGAGATTTGACAAAGTCAAGTTAATCACCGTAATGGAAAAATAATATTTAGAAACAATGGCTCATTCAATCGAAGAAAAAGGTAGAGAAGTAAAACATCATATGCGTGATGGCAAGACAAATGCCCAAGCGCGTAAGATAAAAAAGTACAACGAAAAAAGTGACGAATCATCGCATGTAGACTTGGCGCCAATGGTAGATATTGCTTTTTTATTGTTGACTTTTTTTATGATGACGACTTCATTTTCAAAACCTAATGTATTCCAAATTGGATTACCAGAAGACAGTAAAGGCGGCGGTAAGGGTGTTGAGGTGAATCAACTATATGTTTTAACTATTCAGATTTCAAAAAGCGGTAATATTTACATGCACCGTGGAATTGAAGGTGAGCAAAATAAGCCTGTTTTAGTTCCCTTTGATCAAATAGAAAAACAAGCACGCTCTTATCGTAAGAGTGTTTTGGATGATCCACTAAATTCCACAAAATCTGACATTGTAACAGTTGTAAAAATAGATCCTCAATCGATCTACGGTGTTATGATAGCTTCCTTAGATGAAATTTACAATGCTGGAATTACGAAATGGGCGACTGTGGAGTTAAAACCTGAAGAAAGTGCAAAACTTGAAGAGTACGATAAATCTGCAAATAAATAAGAATTTCATTAAATAGGAGATAAAATGAAGCGAACGGCTGAACTCAGCGGACAATCTACGATGAGGTGGTATGCAGAAAAACCTTTTGCATACAAAGTCAGAGAGACATATCAGAGAAGAATGATATTTGGCTTAGGAGCAACGATACTTCTTCTGTTAGTTTCAATTCTTTCTTATTTTGTTTCTATCTATATCACTGATGCAGATTCACTTGCATTTAAGGAACGAAAAAGAGTAGAAATAAATGTTGAAGCGGTACCGCCACCGCCGCCGCAAGAAGTGCAAAAACAAGAAATCCAACAAGCAGATGCTGTAGCAGGCGAATCTGCGGCTGAAAACGCTACTGTAAGTGAAGAACAGTCGCAACAAATCGCTTCTGGAACAGAACAAGCAGTCTCCTCAGCATTAAGTGAAGCAATGGCTGGTTTATTTTCTGAGGGTGGTGGATTACCAACCCCATCGGCAACTGCAGTTGGAACAGGAGAAGGCGCTCTTGCTTCAGTAGGCGGTGCATCACTAAGAACTCCGGGAGGAACAGGATTTGGTACTGGTGTTCAAGGTTTGGGTGGTTCCGGTGACGTCGGTTTTGGAGGTTCAGGCGCAGGAGTAATTGGAGGTCCGGGGAAAACTGGCGGATTAGGTGGAGGTCTTGGTGGTGGTTTAGGCATTGGCGCCAAAAAGGGGGCTCTTGCCATTAGTGCAAACTTCAAAAAAATGACTGTTAGTACAGGTGGAAGAAGCCAAGCCGATATAGAAAAAGTAATTCAAAGTGAACGGTCGGCCGTAGATGATTGCTACAGAACAGCAAGAGCAAGTTCAACAGAAAGCATTCGAGGTGAAATGACCCTAAGCATTTTTATAAGACCTGACGGAGGAGTAGCAAATGTTGTTGTTGTGAAATCATCAATTAAAAGCCAACTTTTAGAAAGGTGCTTACAACAGAAAATTAGACGCTTTAGATTCACAGCAGCCGGATCAAATGTTCAGAAAGTTGATGTTCCGTACTCATTTACTGAAGATTAAACAATTTTTTAATAGAAATAAAACATGCTAAACTTATCATTCCTCAAGTGATAAGTTTAGCAATTGTATTGTAACTACAACCCCTTTTTCTTCTTGTAAGAATCTTAATTTATTATGAGGAAATATTCTAAAGTTTTTCTGCTTCTCGTTGGAATAGTATCATTGAGCCATTACGAGCTTGTAGCAAAAAACAGCCCAGAAGACAGCGTTCAGGTGAACAATCAAGAACAAAAAAGGGCCTTGAATATGTCACGTCTTCTTCCAAAATCTCCCCTTAAGGTTGTTACTGGTGATGAAGAAACGGACAATATATTTAATAACTATTCAATTTCTCAAATTCAAATAATTGTTGATGAATATGAGAAAAAATATGAAAAAGCTAAAGAGCAAAAGAGAATCCTAACAGAAACAAGTCTTGAACTAGGCGAGAAATTTATAAAAGTATTTCAAGATAGTAAGGTAATTGATGAAGTGGCGATGCGATATGCAGATTTACTTTATGACAAACTCAGTGAGGAATATTACGCAAAAAGAGCAATTTATGATCAAGAACTTGTTAGGTTTCTTCAATCCAACGAATTTAAAGAATACCAAAAAAAGGTAGAAGCTTTTTATCAAGATACATCAGGAACTGGAACTCCTCCACAAAAACCAAAAGGCCCAGAAGCACCAGACCCAAAATTAGATAGAATCATAAATATCTATGATAAAATTATCAATGACCTTCCTGAGAGCCCCTATGTTGCAGATGCTCTTTACGGAAAGGCATTCATATTAGGTGAAAGATATGCGGACTATTTGCCTCTATTAGAACAAAAATATAATGGAGATGACCGAAAAGCGATAAAAGAGGTTGAAGACAAAAAAAATGAGTCAATGACTCTTTTGCAACAACTTTCACGTCGTTATCCTGATAGCAGATATACAGTCGATGCCTATATGCTCATTGGAGAGTATTTGTTTGGGTCAAAGAAAAATCAACCTCGAAAAACACGTGAAGCTATTCCATATTATAAAAAAGCTTTAGAATTAATTAGCAAGAGAGGACAGCGTTCTGATTATTATTATCAAGCTGTATATAAGTTGGCTTGGTGTTATTACCGTTTAGGAGTTGAAGAACCAAATGAATACAGAGAAGCTGTGATTTATTTAACTCAACTTATTGATGATATAGAGAAAGCTGAAGAAGTTTATTTAGGTAAGGTAATGCCTCCGTATGTCCGCCCTGATATGAAAAACGAGGCAATGGACATTATGGTAACTTGTTTTCTTCAATTACAGAGAATTGATAATCAATCAACAAGTCGAACCATTGGGAGTGACTCTACCGGTGTTGAAAGACTTGATCGATATTTTGGTTCTTCAAAAGTTCCAAGAAGATATGCACCACTTATTTACGAAAAGCTTGCAGAACAATACACGGAATTAAAAGAGAATCCCTTAAAAATCAACTCGATTTACTTTGCCCTGTTAAAAAGATATCCAAAGTATGAGAGAGCCCCAAGAATAGCTCAAAGAGTAATCGATCAATATAAATTAATTACTGAAAACGGCGAACTTCAAGGAGAAGCAAAAGATAAAGGGCTAGAAATTCTCTATGAGCAAAGAAATAATCTATTTTATGTTTATGGAAGAAATAGTGAGTGGTTTCAGAACATGAAACGCAGAATTGATGCTCAGAAAAAGGGAAGACTACTTTCTTTTGAAGATCAAAGCGTATTCACTTCTGGATTTGATATTTCTGTGCTTGCCTTTACGGACAGTATCAGTAAAGAAGCTCTGTTTCAAAATATTCTTTATTCAAGCAGCCGTGCTCAAGTACTTGAAGAAGGCCGTGAAGCTACAGAGTATTCTGAAGCAATTAGAAAAGATACAATCAAATCTAAAGTATTATACCAAAAAACCGTAGATGATATTGAGCAATATGCGAAATTATTTTCAAGATATGATTCAATTTCATATTACACGCAATTTCAACGTGCAATCATTTTAGAAGACAAACTTGGCAAGATTGATGATGCTCTAAAAGCATACATGAGTATAGCTAGAAATTTTGCTTGGGATGAAATGCCTTATCCATTGAGGGAAGACAGTTTAATTTCATATAGAAAATATGCAATTGGCAGAGCATATGAAATAACGAATTCAATATGTGAAGCAAAGAAAATAGGATTTTCAGATCCTACAATTGACACTGCTACTCGGGCTTCAAATCTACCACCATTAGAAATATTGCCCGAAGAACAAAAATTTATAGATGTTGTTGATAACTATATCAGGTTGTATCCTCACGATACAGTTTCTGCATTTGCAATTTTCAAGTTAGCAAATTTTTATAGAGCAAAAGGATATAACGATAAGTACAAAGAAGTGAATTCACGATTGGTTTTATATTATCCGATACAACCAATTTATCCAAGTACAATCGTTCCTTTAATGTACGCCGCTTACGAATCGGGAGACTTCAGTAGAAGCGAACAATTAGCTAAAGCTCTTTATTATGGTCCAAAGTCAGGAACAAAACAAGATTCTCTAATAAGAAGAGAGGGTTATCGTTATGTAGGCTCTTCTATCAATGAAAGAGCTAAATTATATGAATCTAAAAAAAATTATTTCGCGGCAGCAAAAGAATACGAAAGAGCAGCTTTAAGTGTACCCGATTGGGAGTATGTTGACGAAGCCCTAATGAAAGCAGCTGAAACATATGATTCTGCTAAGGCAACAAATGATGCAGTAAGACTCTACAATTATTTGATTAAGAATGCAAAATTCAAGAAGAACGTTGTTAGAGGTTACTCTGGAATTGTCAATTCATACAAATTAGCAAGTCAATATGATAGTGTGACATCTTCGCTTGAAAGAATAAGTGATGTTTACTCTTTACCAGAAGCTGACACAATTGGATTATATCAAGTTTATAAAGTTAAAAAAGATGGAGAATCATTTGCAGAAAATGCTTTATTCCAGTCATTAAAAACAAGTGAATTAGTAAGTGAAAAAACTAATAATTGGAATAACTCTATAAGATTATCAGATAAATTTTTAGCAAGGTATCCCAATTCTCCAAACGCATCTAAAATTGCCTTTAATAAAATTGAGCAATTTAGAAAATCTGGAAATATGAAGGGTGTAGAGGAAGCATATGGACAATTTGCTGATAATTATCCCGATGACCCACTAGGGGTTTATGCATATTTCAGAAGAGGTGAAATGCGCGAAAAGGAATTGGATACAACTGGAGCAAAAACAGAATTTGGAAAAGTTATTGCACGACAAGCTGAACTTAAGCAAAAGAAAAAGGATAACGGTTCTACTCAGATTTATTCAGCTGAGAGTATTTATAAGCTCAAAAATTATCAACTTTCTTCATTTTTACAAGCCCCTATCAAGATGATTATTCTTGACAAAGCGTTTGAAGAAATTAAAATTAGTGATGAGCCTAGCCAATCTTCAAAGACTGTTGCTTCAACAAAGAAAACACGCCAACAAATTAAGCAAGATTCAATTGCAAAATTAAAGAGAGATACAATTAGGGCTATTCGCTATGACTCACAAGCAAAGGACTCAAAAAAGAAATTCTTAGACTCTTTAATATTTGCTTTAGCAGGTTCAAATACTTACCGTTCAATTGATGCTTTTTATTCAGATGCTTACTTAAACGAAGAAGTAGCCTTGCAATATGAAAAACTACCTGATACATTAAAAAAAGCTAAAAATAGAGAGGGAAAACAAATTCCTGCCGGTGTAGCAAAAGCTGGGGTTGAAGCTTTGGCAAATGATGATGCAGCAAATTTTTTTGGTAATGCGGGTGTGTCCTACATCACCACAATAAAAAAGATGTTAGCATTTAGAGATGACTTTTTGAAAAATCCTACCCCTGATTCTGCAAAGGAATTTTCAAAAGAATTATATTCTATTCTAAATCAAAAAGCCACCGGAATTGATTTGACAAATACAGACTCGATTAACTCAAAGCTACTCACACTAAAGCCTTTAGTTGACCGGTGGATTTCAGAAGAAGGTAAAAGTCCGCCTGATAGTGTTTTTCTCGCAAGTATCGAAGGAAGCCTTGTAAAGGCTAGAAGAAAAGTCAGCGAAATGTATTTCAAAGCTGCAAAACTCAAAGAAAAAAATGCTTACTTATTTTTGGATATACCTGTTCCAATTGATATAAAAAATAAAGTATTACGAAGGACTGTTGGAAAAGGTAGAACAAAAAGCACTATTGATTTATTTATTGGGGATGTTTTAGAATTAACTGTACTCTCAAGATTTGCGAAGGAATATGTACAGCCTTACGCTGAATCGGCAATTAACACCTACAAACTAGGCGTTTCAAGGACTAAAGAAAAAGGTCTCGGGTTAGATCAAAATAGTGAATACATCAAAGATTCGGAAAAAGCTATAATAAGATTGGCTTCATTGAGTGTAGAAAGAGTTGACTCAATTGCGCGATTAGCGTTAGGCTTGTTTGATAACTTAGATAGAGAGTATAGAAATAGATTAGATAGTATTAAAAACCAAACAGCAGGAGATACTCGCTTTTTATCATTAAGATCTGCTAAAATGCAACAGGTCATTACAGTGTTTAATGCTTTGGTTAATGACGCACTAGGTCAATATTCTAAAGCTTTTCAATTACTAAGAGAGTCAAACTCTGCTGATACTTTAAGAATCGCAAATAAAGCATCTAAATTTGTTTACGAACTTGGAGAACTTAGTTTGCACCGTTCGGATTCATTAATTCAAAGGGTAAAAAGATATAATGAAATTGCAAATTACTTTGATCCTCAAACAGGTGAAAATAAATATTGGTATGGAGAGGCCGCTTTACAATACCAACCTGTAGCAAATTTGTATAAATCTGTAGCACAGCTTATTCTTCAGAACTCAGTAATATTAATTGACGAATATCAAATTCAAAATGAATATACCCAAAAGTCTTTAGAACTTTTAGTAGAAAGTGATCGAGTTAAGTATTTGAGACTCTTAGGTACTGAATCAATTCAAGAATTACTGGATGTTTCACCTACCGGTTGGACTTATTCAACTTCAATTCCTGAAGAAGATACTTATGAATGGTTTAAAAACACCTATCCCAAATCAAATAATTGGCAACCAGCAACAGTCAACGAAGAAGTAAAAAAACTTCAAATAATAGAGACAAAAAAATCTGGAAATGATACTTTAACATCATATAAAGATATAGATGTTGCTGCAATTTGGTTTACCGCAAGAAAAGTATCATATGCTCCACCTAGGTTTGCAGTAAAAGGTGATGTTTTCAATATAAGAATGAAGTTTAATAATGCAGGTGATTCTATTTTATCAGGAAGGTCAACTCTTGATAGCGTTGCGTCAGTTATTGCAAATAAACCTGATTATTTGGTAGAGTATAAAGCTGGTAATTTTGAGATACCAACAACACAGCAAAAAAATTACGACAAAATTCTAAAACAAAGAGAAACATTAATAACGAAAATTTTTCTAAACGCAGGTGTTAAAACAAATCAATTCAAATTAGTCCCTACGGGTAGTGAAAGATTTACATCGTTAAGATTAATTAAAGCTGAACCTGTTTCGTATGAAAATTTTGTAAATGAGGGAGACATAAAAGTAACTTTCATTGAATTTGCAAATACAGAAATTAATGTTGCAGAGGGAATGCAAGAGATTGATAGTCTTGCGGCCAAATTAGTTCGCTCACCGGAGTATATCATTGAATTAACAGTAAGTAACAAGTTACCAAAATTAGACAAGAAGACAGGAAAAACATTAAGGACGCAAACTGTTAAAGAAAGAGAATCTGAATTAAAGCAACAGTTAGTACTTAAGGGTGCGAACCCAAATCAAATTCTTGTTTCAGGAAATGCAGGTTCCGAGGAGACTAAAGTGAAGCTAATTAGGTTCAGAATTCCACCGCCTGTTTCCTACGAGGATGTTACCGCGATTGGCGATGAAAGAGTGCTTGATAAAGTTAAGTTTTCATACAACGAAAAGGCGTTTAAGTCGTCAATAACCGGCGGTCAAGTTTTACTTGATAGTTTAGTTGCAAAGCTTTTAAGGGAAAAGGGTCTACAAATAGAAATGACTGTCTCCAATGAAGAAATTCCGAGTCGTGCAATTACCTCAGGTATAAAACAACGGGAAAGTGAAGTTAAGAAGTATTTTGTTACAAAGGGTGTCGCAGACAAGCAAATGACATTTACCGGAGATAAAAAAAGCACTGTAACTAAGTTTAAGGTAGTTAAGTTTGAAAAAATCATAGAAACAAAAACTGAATCTAAGAAAGAGTTTAAATCAGAAGTACCTAAAGACTCAGTAAGTGTATCTGCAAGAACTTTTGACGGTCTTTTTACAACAATTGGAACTCAAGTCCAATTAAGTATTCAATTTGTTAAGGATACCGAGGTAATCAGTTCACAAAATGTAGAATTGGATAGTTTATCATCTTATCTAAACCGACACTCAGATGAGGTGGTTGAAATAACTACATCTAACTTTGGTATAAATAAAAAAGGTGCCGCACTGAAAAGGATATCTGATTTACGAAACAAATCCGTTAAAGAGTTTCTTATCAGCAAAGGTGTAAAAAATGAGCAGATTCGGTTTGCAAAAACCAGTAATAATAACGCTACGGCAAAATTAGTAGAAAAATTGAATAAACCAGTGGTAATGGTTGATTCGGCTAAGTCTAATCCAACCGACTCGGTCAAATCGAAAACCATTGAAACTCCAAAAGAGATTAGAAGTTTCAGAGGATCTTTAAGGGATAATCAATCATATGTGAAAATTTTCGTTGCCTTCGGTAAAGATAAATCGGAGTTAATAACTAAAGATTCTGAACTAGATAGTTTAATCGTTGAAATAAAGGATAGAACAGGTTATACTTTTGAGGTGCAGCCTTCGAATCAACAATTAACTAAAAAAGGTGCACAAGCAAAGAGGATTACTGATGCTAGAGCACTTTCTGTGGTTAAGTATTTGTCATCAAATGGAATACCTCAAAAACAACTTATAATAAATAAAACTGCAACTGATTCTGTTACGATAAAGGTTATCAAAGTTCCGGAAGTCGCAAAAATTGATACACAAAAGACAGTTGGCACCACAATTGGTGACAGTTCAAGTACAACTCTGTTAACTCAAAAAGTACCTAATGACTCTGTTCAAAGTGTTCAAGAATCGGTAACCCCTGTAAGAAGTTTTGAGGGAATGTTGACCAAGAAAAATGAAATAGAATTTATTGGTGGATTATTATTTGATAAAGATAAATCAACGATAAAAGCTGGTAAAACTATCATAGATAGTTTAGGTAGCTACTTAGCAAGAAATCCTTTACTCGTTGTTGAGATTACTATAAGCAACAAAGAAATTTCAAAGAAGGGGGCAGCGGCAAAAAAAATCATTGATGAAAGGGCAAAAACATTAACCTTACAACTTAAATCTATTGGGGTTGATTTGAAGAATGTTAAAATTAGTAAAAAAAGCGCTCCAGAAGGATCGGTTAAAGTTCTAGAGGTTAAATCATCAACGCCTTTAATACCAATTGAGACCTCAAAACCTGACTCAATAAAATCAGACACATTAAAGTCAGATTCAACATCAAAAGGAAGAACACAAGGTTACAGAAAGTTCAATAAGAAATTCGAAAGAACTTATGCTATGGTAGTCTTGAATACGAGAGAATTCCTTCAATCAGGTACAAACTCAGATTCTATCCCACCATTTGTGTATTTTAAGAAAAAGTTTGTATTCAATGGAGCCATTAAAGATGCTCAGCTTGTAATTTCGAAAGATATTCCGTTTGATGAAGATTCTACTGAAATATACATAAATGGTCGTTTGCTCAATAGAGGTTCAAAAATTGTGTACATTGGAGGAGGAGTTTCACCTCAAGATAAGGGTGATCAAGTAATACTTGATTCAACCTACTTAAAGAACACCTCTGAAAATCAAGCAATTTATGATGTGAAGAATGATATATTGCCGGGCGAAAATTATATTTCATTGCGGGTACCGGGCTATATACCATCAGAAGGGATAAAACTGGGAATTTATGTAACTTACTACGGTAAGGTAACGGATGAACAATTAAAAAAGCTATTAAAAGTAGTTCTTGAAGAAAGAAAGAAAGCTAATGAAAAGCTTAAAGAAGCTGAGTTGGAGCAAATCAGAAGTCAGCAAAATGTGAATCCAAATTAAAATGCGCACAATTATGCTTAAAATATTTCTAATGCTGCTATGTTTTTTCACCACGGTCTCAATTTCTGCTCAAACTAAGACGGAAAAAAAGGGGAAAACAACGGTTAAAGTAGAAAAAAAAGCGGGTGAGAACAAAGATGTTACCTTAAAAGCGATTGAAATCAAGATTACTGTACCAGTTCCTAGGATCAAATTTGTAATGGAAAGGGTTCAACTTGAAGCAAATGTAGATCACAAGAGATTTGGTGATATTTCTTATGAAATCAATGAACAGGGTAGAAAAATTATGCACAGTAATAAAATTACCGACCGACCAGTGAGAATTTCTAATCGAACATTAACCTCAATTAGCCGGTAAATCATTTATACAAAAAATCTTTATAAAAAAGGGGCATTTTGCCCCTTTTTTATTTGACACGAATTAAACTCCCATTCTTCATTTCAAATGCTCTGGAAGTAAGTGAAGCATATTTTTCACTGTGTGTTACAATTAGAAAAGCTACTTTTTCTTTCTCTGAGATAGATAAAATTAATTGATAAATCAAATCACCGGTATCTGAATCTAAATTTCCGGTAGGCTCATCAGCAAAAATAATACGAGGTTTATTAATGAGAGCTCTACATAAAGAAA
Protein-coding regions in this window:
- a CDS encoding MotA/TolQ/ExbB proton channel family protein; this translates as MAKKNKLFLWASIFVSSLIALILFYGVFPSMPKGSPMELLTHGGPLVAVLLANLFVLFTVLVERIIAYNKSKGKGKLDELLKELKKDLERGAINEAIQKCEVHNSSISSSLQSGLERYRSLDEVEPRFNAKIQEVQKAIDEAANFESAQFETNLTPIKTIATITTLIGLLGTTVGMIKAFASLAESGGTPDPSKLSGSISEALYNTAFGLVGAIFGTVAYNYFKAEIDSFTYFIDEAAFEVIQTLTISRRNLISERDRS
- a CDS encoding biopolymer transporter ExbD is translated as MNFFGFFMHGGDDAIDLAPLVDIAFLLLTFFMMTTVFNANEELKPELPESSGKEKEPGSNYISVVLVDSTKGDRIIVNMDDSQVRVDAMQGRLSRNEALKTTGFEIKNLKQDPELKDLYEVLLRARQAKSTQVVVLKADKNCKYESINKVLLTMKKVRFDKVKLITVMEK
- a CDS encoding biopolymer transporter ExbD, whose translation is MAHSIEEKGREVKHHMRDGKTNAQARKIKKYNEKSDESSHVDLAPMVDIAFLLLTFFMMTTSFSKPNVFQIGLPEDSKGGGKGVEVNQLYVLTIQISKSGNIYMHRGIEGEQNKPVLVPFDQIEKQARSYRKSVLDDPLNSTKSDIVTVVKIDPQSIYGVMIASLDEIYNAGITKWATVELKPEESAKLEEYDKSANK
- a CDS encoding TonB family protein; amino-acid sequence: MKRTAELSGQSTMRWYAEKPFAYKVRETYQRRMIFGLGATILLLLVSILSYFVSIYITDADSLAFKERKRVEINVEAVPPPPPQEVQKQEIQQADAVAGESAAENATVSEEQSQQIASGTEQAVSSALSEAMAGLFSEGGGLPTPSATAVGTGEGALASVGGASLRTPGGTGFGTGVQGLGGSGDVGFGGSGAGVIGGPGKTGGLGGGLGGGLGIGAKKGALAISANFKKMTVSTGGRSQADIEKVIQSERSAVDDCYRTARASSTESIRGEMTLSIFIRPDGGVANVVVVKSSIKSQLLERCLQQKIRRFRFTAAGSNVQKVDVPYSFTED